Genomic DNA from Fimbriimonas ginsengisoli Gsoil 348:
GGATAGCGTTCTGCCTACTTTCCAGCCTAGCGAAGGGGCGAGCGGCGGGGCTGCCGTCGATCCGAATTTCGATTTGAGGCTCACCCTCGCCGATGCCGCGCGGCTTCGTACGACGGCCGCCGACCTTACGGTTCTCGGCGGTGGCCGCGTGACCGGATCTCTTTCGTCCCCCATCGTTCGGAGCACCTTGGAAGTAGAGACCGGTTCGATCCAACTCCCCGCAGCCAAGGTTAGGCTCGAGCAAGGTGGTACGGTGGCGTTGAATTACGCTCCCGCCCCAGGCGGCGCGTTTGCCTCGCTCGACGTCGATATTATCGGTCGAACCGGCATTACCGCGCTCCGTTACGGCGACGTCTTCGAGCGGTACGACATCACGCTCGGGGTCCGAGGCGATCTCCTCAAAGAAGGTGGCCTGATTCTGACCGCCGAGAGCGATCCCCCCGATCTGACCCAGGATCGTATTCTTGCCCTTCTGGGTCAGACCGACCTCTTGGGAACGACGATTAGCGGCGGTCTCGGCAGGAGCGACACTCAGAACCGGATCCGGGATGCGTTTACGCAGTTCGCCCTTCCCGCGCTCACCGACCCCCTCACCCGCCAACTCGCCCAAGGGCTGGGGTTGGACTATTTGACGGTCGAATACAACCCGTTCGAGCAGACCAGCATCCTCTTCGCCAAGACGCTCGGCGCCGGCTTCACCGTCCAGGGCCGCCGCCAGGTCGGAGAGCCTCCCCCTGGGTTCAAACCGCTCTACGACCTTCGACTCGTTTACCGCCCCCGGCGTCTTCGGGGCGTCCTCAGCCGCTTCAGCTTCAGCATCGGCGCCGACCAAGACCGGCCGTTTAAAATCGCGCTCGAATATGGCACTCGATTCTGAAACGTAACGATTTGAGCGGTGGCTCTTCTAAGCCTGGGAACCCCGGTTGGACCCAGGGACGTAGACCCGGCGGGTAAAGTCTCTGGATCGCTCGATGCGATCCAGAGCCGCGTCCGCCGGGACTCGGAGAACGGAGTACGGAGGAATGTTGATCAGAAGAACCCTCATGTCGACGGCGCTGCTGAGCCTGGCAATCATCGCTACGGCCCAAGCTCAAACGACCGTCGTGAAGGAGATCGTAATTCAAGGCAACCGCCGCGTGTCCCGCGAGGCGATCCTTGCCGCGATGCGCACCAAGGTCGGCCAGCCTTACGTCCAGGAGAACCTGGACCGCGACCAGCGCGCGCTCGACGATCTCGGCTTCTTCGAAGCCGTCAGCGTTCGCCCAAGTCCGCTGGAAGGAAATTCCTGGCGGATCACGGTCGACCTTACGGAATGGCCGGAGGTCAAAGAGATTCGAGTTGTGGGTAATTCGGTTATCAAAACCGAAGACATCCTCAACGTCATTAAGCCGTTTATCAAGCCTGGGGACGTTTACAACCTGAACTCCCTCCGACCGGCGAGCGACGCGATTCGATCGCTCTATTCCAAGAAAGGATTTTTCCTCGCCGCGATCGAAGAGTTCGCGCCCCTGAAGGAATCTCCCAATACGGTCAATATCGCCTTGGTGGAGACCCGGGTGGGCACCGTCTCGGTGCAGGGCGCTCGGGCTACCCGCGACTCGGTCATCCGGCGGCTCATCAAGACCCGGTCGGGCGATCCGTATTCGGAGAACAAATGGGTGAACGACCTCCGCCGGCTCTACAACACGAGCTGGTTCGAGAGCGTGACCACCTCGATCGACCCTGAGCGAGAAGCGGGCAAGGTCGACCTCACGGCCAACGTCAAGGAAACCAAGACGGGTCAGTTCAACGTAGGCCTTCAGCTCGATCCGCGAAACAAGCTCGCCGGCGTCATCCGCCTGTCCGACACCAACTTCCGGGGAACCGGCCAAACCGTCGGCATCAACTACATTCAGGCCACCCAAGGCAGCGGGCCGAGCGTCGACCTCGACTACGTAAATCCGTTCTTCGATTCCAAAGACACGGCGCTACGGGTTTCCATCTACAGCCGGCTCGTCTTCCGGTTCGCCAACGTCTTTAGCTCTTCCTCCCCCACCAGCTCCAGCAGCGACTATAACGAGCGGCGGACGGGCGGCTCCATCGGCTTTTCCCGGCCGGTAGGCGATTCGCTAAGCTACGGCCTCAGCGTCCGGTACGAGAACGTAAAGACGAACAATGTCTCCGCAACCGGCGCGGACCGGTTTATTCAGCAAGACGGCGACGTCGGCGTGGCCTCGTTAGGGTTTATCCGGAATCGCCGCGACCGAGACATCGACGCGACGCGTGGAGACTGGCTTAAACTCGACGTCGAGCCGGGCTACGCGAACATCACCGACGTCGGCGGCGCAGCGGCCGGAACCAACGTGATCGGCACCCACACGTTCTTCCGCACCAACCTAGAATTCCGCAAGTACTTCACCGACCAGGGCAAGCTGACTCCGAAGGATCTCGACGCCGCCAAGCGCGTGCTCGCCCTTCGAGCCAAGGTTGGCTCGATCCAAGGCACGGTTCCGTTCTTCGAACAGTTCTTCGCCGGCGGCGCGGACACCCTCCGCGGCTATCCCGAGGACCGATTCTGGGGCCGCAACCAGCTTCTCACCACCGCCGAGGTCCGTTATCCGATCCAAAAGGCTTTCAGCATTATCGGCTTCGTCGATTACGGCGGCGCCTGGGGCGGATACAACACGGTCAACGACTTCACCCAATCTGCCGGCATCAGCCTGCACCTCGGCTACGGAATGGGGCTTAGCTTCCGCACTCCCTTGGGGCCGATCCGAGTGGACCTCGGTTTCGACGAACGAGGCAAAAGCCGCACACACTTCCTCATCGGTACATCTTTCTGAGGCAAAATTAGACAATGAAATTTGAGAGACTAGGTTGGATCATCGCCGCTGTCCTTGCTGGCGGCATTGCTGGAGTCGGTTTCCAGGGAGGAAACGAGAAGGTCGGCACCGTCGATCTGGCTAAGGTTTTCAACGACAGCGAGTACGCGAAGAAGCAAACCGAGCTCCTTCGCACGATGGGGACCACCCGCCAGAGCATCATGGAGTTTCTGAAGGCGAATCCCCACATGAAGGCGGAGGACGCGACCAAATTCCGGGACCTGAGCCTGAAAGATCCGTTGGCGGCGCCCGACAAGGCCGAGCTGGAGCGACTGAAGAACGAAGCCCAGGCGACCGAGACGAAGTACCGCGAGCTGTCGACCAAGGATAAACCGACTCCGACCGAGGTAACCCAAATCGAGGAGCTGAACCGCCGGCGCGAGACCGCCGTGCAGCTCTTGGAGAAGTGGAACAGCGACTTCACGGCCGAGGTCGGCCAGCGGCAGGAAGGGCTCCGCAACGAAACCCTCCAGCGCGTCAAGGAAGCTGTCCAACAGGCCGCCAAATCGCAGGGCTACTCCATGGTCTTCGTCCAAGACGTCGCCCCCTACTCCGCCAACGACCTCACCGCCGAAGCGCTGAAGGTGATGAACGCCAAAAAATAGGCGTTGAGCGTTTGGCGTTTGGCGTTAGAAGAATGAATCGCCGAGCGCCCGACGCCTAGCGCCAAACGCCCTAACGCCTAACCTCTATGAGCAATCTTCGCTTTCTTCAGCTTGGCTGGGTCGTCGCCGCGGCCGTAATCGGGGTGACGGTGGCCGGTGGGTTCCAGGACAAGACCGACAAGATCGGCGTCGTCGACATCAGCAAGGTCGTCGAGCAGAGCGACTTTGGCAAGGCGAACCAAGAGATGTTCGCCAAGATGAAGACGGCCCGGGAAGGGCTGTTGGAATTCATCGATACCTATCGCGTGTTGACCCCCGAACAAGCCACTCGTATCCGCGAGCTCAGTCTCAAAGCCAATCTGACGAAAGAAGAATCGGCGGAGCTCGACCGGATCAAAGCCGAAGTGGTCGCCACCAGCAAGCGCTCGACCGAGCTTTCGACGAAGCCGAACATGACGCCGGAGGAGCGAAACCTCGTGGAGGACTTCGCTCGGCGAAGCCAAAACATGAACGACGTGGCCACCCGGTGGTTCCGTGAGTTCACCTCCGACATGCAATCCTGGGCGGACAAGCAGAAGCTGGATAGCATCGAAAAGGCCCGCGCCGCCATTCAGGAAGTCGCCAAGCAGCAGATGTACACCGTCGTCTTCGAAGTCGGCGTTGCCCCTTACGGGGCGAACGACTTGTCGGACGAAACTCTAAAAGCGATGAATGCCAAGAAGTAGGCTAGGCTACGGTTGGGCTCTGCTTTCCGCCGCGATCCTCGCAGGTTGCGCCCCGCCGGCCAGTGAGGCCGTAACGATCGATCTGGACCGCTTGCTGAAGGCCGAAAAGGTCGAGATCGCTCCGTCGCCCGCCCTTCCAACCCCCCCGAAACCGGCGGCCGCGATCGTCCAACGGGTGTCGGCTCGGCCGGGTCAGGCGCTTCGCGATCCCTCCCACGCTTCAACCGGTTCGATCCGCGCCTCCATCGAGAAACAGCAGCGGGAGGCACTGGTAGCACTGGAACGACGGCTTCGCGACTACTACCGGATACAAGCCGACGCTTTCGAGTTGGAAAAGGGACGCGAGGTGGATAAAGAGGCGGCTACCGATTACCTGGAAGCCAACGCCAAGATCCGGCTCGCTTTCGAGGCCTATGGAAACGCCCGAGCCCCGAAAGTGACGCGACTGGCGGTGCTGGTCGGCTTTCCGGATCCCAACCCCAATTCGATTCCACCGAAGTTGCCGATGAGGCCGGTCTCGCAGGCAAGGTTCGACGAAGCAAAGCGACTCCGTGAAGAGCTGGCGGCATTGGATGCGAAGTTTAATGCCCAAGCGGAGCAGATACTCGCCGCCGTCGTAAGCGAAACCGCCGCCGATCGGGAGGCGATGCGGAAAACGATCGAAACATTCCGCAACGAGCTGAATCGACGCGCTGAAACCGAAGCGCAAGCCGAAGTAAGAACAAGCGTTAAAGAATTGGGATTGCAACTTACCGAACCAAGCCCCGTATTGGTGCCGGGCACCCCGGCTCGGCAGGTTGAGATTCCGGCGGAAGCCCCGCTGCCCCCCGCTCCGAAGGTACCCTCGGTAGGAATTCCGAGCGGCCTTGCCGATCGAAGGCGACTGCTGCAGCACGAGCTGACCATTTGGCTCGGGCTAAACCGCTACCGTCTAGAAAAGGGCGGGCGTGACGCGACCGAGGATTTCCAAAGATGGAGAGAGACGTACCGGGCTGGACTCTAGGCGAGTTGGCGACACTATTCGGCGGCGAGCTCGTGGGTCCGGCCGATCTACGCGTAACCACGCCAATCCCGGTCGACGGCGTCGACCCGGCTGGGCTTACGTTCGCTGAGTCGGACGAGTTCTTGAGGCAAGCCGCCGCCGGCGGCGCGGCAGCGGTGCTGGCTCCCAAGGGAGCCACCCCGGTAGGGAAGCCGACGATTTTCGTCGACAGCCCGCGCACGTCGTTCGGCGTCTTTCTGGCGATGGCGCAGCGCCCGCTGCCGCTGGCGGCCGGCGTTCATCCCACTGCCGTCGTCAGCCCGGAGGCAACTGTCGCCGAGTCGGCCCAGATCGGTCCGTATGCGGTCGTCGAGCGCGGAGCGGTGATCGGCGAGCGCTGCCGCGTCTTTCCGTTCTGCTACGTGGGTGAGAATTGCCATCTGGGCGAGGGGACCGTTTTGTTCCCGCACGCCGTGCTTTACCAAGACGTGACCATCGGGGCGAGGGGAATCGTTCACAGTGGCGCGGTGCTTGGCGCGGATGGATTTGGTTTCACGTGGAACGGTCAGCGGCAGGTCAAGATCCCGCAAGTCGGCGGAGTGACTCTCGGCGACGACGTGGAAATCGGCGCGATTACCGCCGTGGATCGAGCCACCGCGGGTCAGACGATGATCGGAAACGACTCGAAACTGGATAACTTGGTGCAGGTCGGGCACAACACGCGTATCGGCTCCCATACGGTCGTCGCCAGCCAAACTGGAATCAGCGGCAGTACCCGGATCGGGGATCGAGTGACCATCGCCGGCCAGGCCGCCACCAACGATCACATCACGATCTGCGACGACGTGGTTTTGGCGGGACGGACCGGCGTCACCAGCGACATTAAGGAAGCCGGCACCTACTTCGGCCTACCGGCCCGGCCCCTTGGAGAAGCGATGCGGACGATGATGCTGACCACGAAGCTCCAAGAGCTCTTCAAGCGCGTGAAAGATCTGGAACGCGGGAAGGAGATTAGTTGAGGAGCTTCCCGCGACACACCGTTCGTCAACCGTTCACGGTCGCGGGCCTCGGTCTTCATACCGGAGTTCCGGTGTCCGTAACCGTGCATCCGGGCGATCAGGGGATCGGTTTTCGCTACGGCGGCACGCGTGTGCTCGCTCACCCGGCGAACGTCACCGATACGACGCGCAGCACGAAGCTCGGCGAAGTTGGCACGGTAGAGCACCTGATGAGCGCTTTTGCGGGTTTGGAGATCACGGATGCGGAGGTCGAGCTCGATGCTCCGGAACTGCCCGGGCTCGACGGAAGCGCCGGCGGCTACATCGACGCGATCATGGGTGTCGGTATCGAACAGATCGGCGACCGTGAGTTTCCGTCGCTCTATACGCGACTCTTCCTCCAAGAGGATGGCGGTCCTAAGATGGCGATCGGGAAGGGAAACGGTCAATGGCGTTTCGTGTTCGCTACCGACGACCGATGGCCCGGCGAGCAGGCTTTTGAGCTGGAAGACGCCGTCGGAGGCTACGTTGAGCACATCGCCCGCGCGAGGACCTTCGCCTTCGCGGAAGAGGTGCCGATGATCATTCAGCTCGGTCTCGGCCGGGGCCTCGACGAGAACTCGGCCTTAATTTTGGGGATCGAAGGATACAAGAACGAGCCCAGATACCCCGACGAGCCTGCGCGGCACAAGCTGCTCGACCTAATGGGAGACCTTTACCTGGCCGGAGTGCCCGTCCGCGCCCTAAACGTCGTCTCGGAACGCTCGGGCCACCGTGCCAACGTCAAAGCCGCCGCCATGCTAGCCCAAGCCATGGGCAACACCCAACCCGCAACATAGCCCTCCGAAGCCCCCTCCTCGTCGATGTTCGTGCGATGAGGGAGGGGGTATGGGGGTGGAGAAATCCCGCTTCCCAGAAAGACTTGACTCTATACACCCGACATCAGTACGGTAGGTGTGTCTGCGATGTCTACTAGCGACCTTCTCATCGGACTGATTCTCGGCGGCGCCATCGGCGCCGTCCTCAGTTGGCTTGCCCATCGGCCGAAGTCGAAGGCGCTCGATTCCGAGCGTGAGAAGAACGAGGCGCTCCATCGGGACCTGAGGACGACCGCCGAAACCGCGGCCCGGCTGCAGGGGGAGGGCGTGGCGATGCAAACCCTCCGGGAGCAGCTCGAAACGAAGGAAGACGAGCTTCAGGCTTACATCCAGCGCACGACCTCGCTCACCGGCCAACTTTCGGAAGCGAAAAAGGAAGCCGAGGAGGTCCGGGCCGCCCGCCGTGACGCGCTCGCGGAGAAAGATCGCGAGGTCGAGCGGCTCCTCGCCGAGCGGGAACGCGCGATGGCCGAGAAATTCAAGCTGCTCGAAGAAGCGGAGAAGGCGCTCTCAGAAAAATTCGGCGCCGTCTCCGTGCAGTCACTAAAGAGCGCGACCGAGGAGTTTCTCAAGCTCGCCACCGAGCGGTTCGATAAGAAGGACGAAGCCGCCGACGCAGATCTGGAGAAGCGGCAACGGGAGATCGACGGCATGCTGAAGCCGATCGCCGACACGCTCGAGAAAATGGAGCGGCAGCACAAGGAGATGGAAGAACGCCGCGTCTCGGCCTTCGACGCGATCGAAAAGGGGATCCGTACCCTCTCCGAGGAGGCAGACCAGCTCGC
This window encodes:
- a CDS encoding UDP-3-O-acyl-N-acetylglucosamine deacetylase encodes the protein MRSFPRHTVRQPFTVAGLGLHTGVPVSVTVHPGDQGIGFRYGGTRVLAHPANVTDTTRSTKLGEVGTVEHLMSAFAGLEITDAEVELDAPELPGLDGSAGGYIDAIMGVGIEQIGDREFPSLYTRLFLQEDGGPKMAIGKGNGQWRFVFATDDRWPGEQAFELEDAVGGYVEHIARARTFAFAEEVPMIIQLGLGRGLDENSALILGIEGYKNEPRYPDEPARHKLLDLMGDLYLAGVPVRALNVVSERSGHRANVKAAAMLAQAMGNTQPAT
- a CDS encoding BamA/OMP85 family outer membrane protein; translated protein: MLIRRTLMSTALLSLAIIATAQAQTTVVKEIVIQGNRRVSREAILAAMRTKVGQPYVQENLDRDQRALDDLGFFEAVSVRPSPLEGNSWRITVDLTEWPEVKEIRVVGNSVIKTEDILNVIKPFIKPGDVYNLNSLRPASDAIRSLYSKKGFFLAAIEEFAPLKESPNTVNIALVETRVGTVSVQGARATRDSVIRRLIKTRSGDPYSENKWVNDLRRLYNTSWFESVTTSIDPEREAGKVDLTANVKETKTGQFNVGLQLDPRNKLAGVIRLSDTNFRGTGQTVGINYIQATQGSGPSVDLDYVNPFFDSKDTALRVSIYSRLVFRFANVFSSSSPTSSSSDYNERRTGGSIGFSRPVGDSLSYGLSVRYENVKTNNVSATGADRFIQQDGDVGVASLGFIRNRRDRDIDATRGDWLKLDVEPGYANITDVGGAAAGTNVIGTHTFFRTNLEFRKYFTDQGKLTPKDLDAAKRVLALRAKVGSIQGTVPFFEQFFAGGADTLRGYPEDRFWGRNQLLTTAEVRYPIQKAFSIIGFVDYGGAWGGYNTVNDFTQSAGISLHLGYGMGLSFRTPLGPIRVDLGFDERGKSRTHFLIGTSF
- a CDS encoding OmpH family outer membrane protein yields the protein MKFERLGWIIAAVLAGGIAGVGFQGGNEKVGTVDLAKVFNDSEYAKKQTELLRTMGTTRQSIMEFLKANPHMKAEDATKFRDLSLKDPLAAPDKAELERLKNEAQATETKYRELSTKDKPTPTEVTQIEELNRRRETAVQLLEKWNSDFTAEVGQRQEGLRNETLQRVKEAVQQAAKSQGYSMVFVQDVAPYSANDLTAEALKVMNAKK
- a CDS encoding OmpH family outer membrane protein; the encoded protein is MSNLRFLQLGWVVAAAVIGVTVAGGFQDKTDKIGVVDISKVVEQSDFGKANQEMFAKMKTAREGLLEFIDTYRVLTPEQATRIRELSLKANLTKEESAELDRIKAEVVATSKRSTELSTKPNMTPEERNLVEDFARRSQNMNDVATRWFREFTSDMQSWADKQKLDSIEKARAAIQEVAKQQMYTVVFEVGVAPYGANDLSDETLKAMNAKK
- the lpxD gene encoding UDP-3-O-(3-hydroxymyristoyl)glucosamine N-acyltransferase, with the protein product MERDVPGWTLGELATLFGGELVGPADLRVTTPIPVDGVDPAGLTFAESDEFLRQAAAGGAAAVLAPKGATPVGKPTIFVDSPRTSFGVFLAMAQRPLPLAAGVHPTAVVSPEATVAESAQIGPYAVVERGAVIGERCRVFPFCYVGENCHLGEGTVLFPHAVLYQDVTIGARGIVHSGAVLGADGFGFTWNGQRQVKIPQVGGVTLGDDVEIGAITAVDRATAGQTMIGNDSKLDNLVQVGHNTRIGSHTVVASQTGISGSTRIGDRVTIAGQAATNDHITICDDVVLAGRTGVTSDIKEAGTYFGLPARPLGEAMRTMMLTTKLQELFKRVKDLERGKEIS